The following proteins are encoded in a genomic region of Diabrotica virgifera virgifera chromosome 1, PGI_DIABVI_V3a:
- the LOC126892795 gene encoding uncharacterized protein LOC126892795: MINSLTQIHENFQLEVSQLNNRIDTLDEKQKSLVNKIQQQQNSLVNLEQQQNDLKSNLERQIVELQTKINTQASLSHISVTNIDSEQTAPSSSIVYPGTVRTSKILKPPTFDGQTAWETYRFQFEAAAKANGWTEREMAASLVVSLRGQAATVLQFLPQDSPSYDSLVQALETRYGQQHLKQVFQSQLKVRYQKHNESLQEFEADIKRLLHLAYPQAPRDFLEQIGIQAFIDGLHDIEMQQALRLQHHKTLDKALISAQEYEAAKNISRSLPQLKEIRFTENKQVTTTDNEQLVLSQILSLLQNIQQKPRNENRRCFNCGRMGHLKSNCRSRSQARKEEYKNEIRRSPSSTSRSLSQSLTRNDGRWSLRNRFPTTDHRKEENTLEFEVSHLKEQLAISKNKIERLREQVTILQEECKVIQNNAKTTQSNLENKCQKLMKEKNVLNKQLQEYQNALNELQVQNQRQLAQKENVTEER, encoded by the coding sequence ATGATAAATAGTTTAACCCAAATTCatgaaaattttcaattagagGTAAGCCAACTTAATAATAGAATAGACACATTAGATGAAAAACAAAAGTCTTTAGTCAATAAAATACAGCAGCAACAAAATTCTTTAGTTAATTTAGAGCAACAACAAAACGATTTGAAATCTAATTTAGAAAGACAAATAGTTGAGTTACAAACCAAAATTAATACCCAAGCTTCATTATCACATATTTCAGTAACTAATATCGACTCTGAACAAACAGCCCCTTCATCTTCGATAGTGTATCCAGGTACCGTCAGAACGAGCAAAATTTTGAAACCACCCACCTTCGACGGCCAAACAGCATGGGAAACGTATCGTTTCCAATTTGAAGCTGCAGCTAAAGCAAATGGCTGGACTGAAAGAGAAATGGCAGCTTCCTTGGTGGTGTCGCTTCGAGGTCAGGCAGCAACCGTCCTTCAATTTCTTCCTCAGGATTCACCTAGTTATGACTCACTTGTTCAAGCTTTAGAGACAAGGTATGGCCAGCAACATCTGAAGCAGGTTTTTCAAAGTCAGCTGAAAGTTCGATATCAAAAACATAATGAGagcctgcaagaatttgaagccgaTATTAAAAGATTATTACATTTGGCATATCCTCAGGCACCAAGAGATTTTCTGGAACAAATCGGTATACAGGCTTTCATAGATGGACTGCATGATATcgaaatgcaacaggctctgCGATTACAACACCACAAAACGCTAGATAAAGCACTAATCTCAGCTCAGGAGTACGAAGCGGCGAAAAATATTTCTAGatctcttccacaattaaaagaaataagatttacAGAAAATAAGCAAGTCACTACCACAGATAATGAACAACTAGTTTTATCCCAGATATTAAGCTTACTACAAAATATCCAACAAAAACCTCGAAATGAAAACAGAAGATGTTTTAACTGCGGAAGAATGGGACATCTAAAATCCAATTGCAGAAGCCGATCCCAAGCACGAAAAGAAGAATACAAGAATGAGATCAGAAGGTCGCCTAGTTCGACATCCAGAAGCCTGTCGCAAAGTCTCACTAGAAATGATGGTAGATGGTCACTAAGAAACAGATTTCCCACAACTGACCATAGAAAGGAAGAAAATACACTGGAATTTGAAGTTAGCCATTTGAAGGAACAACTAGCgattagtaaaaataaaatagaaagatTAAGAGAACAGGTGACAATATTGCAAGAAGAGTGTAAGGTaattcaaaataatgcaaaaactaCACAGTCCAATCTGGAAAACAAATGTCAAAAACTGATGAAAGAGAAGAATGTGTTAAATAAACAATTGCAAGAATACCAAAATGCATTAAATGAATTACAAGTTCAAAACCAACGTCAGCTAGCACAAAAAGAGAATGTAACCGAAGAA